The DNA region CTTCCTCCTCTCCCCGCGCGCCGCCTACCTCAGCGGCACGGCCATCAACCTGGACGGCGGCCTGTCGAGCGCGGTGTAGACCGGGAGGCCCCATCTCGACGCCCGCCGAGATCCGCGCTGCTGCGAGCGCCCTCTTCGACGTCCTCGAGCAGCCGATGGGCGACGCCGAGCGTGAGGCCGCCCTGCGCCTGGCACTCGATCGACTCGCGCTCGCACAGCACTTCGCTCACGGTCCTGGCGATGAGCGGCGCTTCCCCGAGCCCGCGCTCACTCCCCACGACGCCCTGCGCGCACGACTCGGCCCGCTCTTCCCCGGGCTCGGCCTCTACGACGCGGTGCTCGAGTCCACCGAGCACCTCGGCGAGCCCGAACTCGGCATCGGGGATGCGCTCGATGACCTCATCGACATCGCGCGCGAGCTGGAGGGCGTCCTCCTGCGCTGGGAGTCCACGAGCGAGGCCGACGCCCTCTGGCACCTCCGCTTCGGTTTCGACTCCCACTGGGGAAAGCATCTGCGCAGCCTGCAGCTGTACCTGCACCGGCGCGCGCGCTGACGCGGATGAGCGCCATAGACCGCGCGCCCCACGTCACGCGTTCGAGCATCCCATGCTCCCCGCCGCGCTCTTCCTGACCCTCGCCGTCCTCGCCTCATCCCCGCAGGACACGCTCGCCCAGCGCTTCCCACCTCCCGCGGGCTACGTGCGCGAAGATGCCGCACCCTCGAGCTTCGCCACCTGGCTGCGCGCACTCCCCCTGCGCCCCGCGGGCAGCCCCGTGCGCCTGTACACGGGCGCGCTCAAGCGCCGGCAGGACGTGCACGCCGGGGTGCTCGCGCTGGACACCGGGACGCGCGACCTGCAGCAGTGCGCGGACGCCGTCATCCGCCTGCGCGCGGAGTACCTCTACGCGCGAGGGAGGCTCTCCGAGCTCCACTTCCGCACCACCTCCGGCGAGCCGCTTCCCTTCGCGCGCTGGGCCGCGGGCGAGCGGCCGCAGGTGCGCGGCCGGCACGTGACGTGGACGCAGGGCGGGCGCGCGGGGACGGACCGCGCGAACCTGCGCGCCTACCTGGACGTGGTGTTCACGTACGCGGGCACGCAGTCGCTCGCGCAGGAGCTGCGGCGCGTGGACGTGACACACCTGCAGGCCGGAGACGTCTTCCTGCAGCCGGGCGCTCCGGGCCACGCGGTGCTGGTGGTGGACACGGCGGTGCAGCCGCGCACGGGCGCGCGCCTCTTCCTCCTCGCACAGGGCTACATGCCCGCGCAGGACGTGCACGTACTGCGAAACCTCGAGCAGCCCCTTCTCGGCGCCTGGTAC from Aggregicoccus sp. 17bor-14 includes:
- a CDS encoding DUF5063 domain-containing protein, with amino-acid sequence MGDAEREAALRLALDRLALAQHFAHGPGDERRFPEPALTPHDALRARLGPLFPGLGLYDAVLESTEHLGEPELGIGDALDDLIDIARELEGVLLRWESTSEADALWHLRFGFDSHWGKHLRSLQLYLHRRAR
- a CDS encoding DUF4846 domain-containing protein, whose product is MLPAALFLTLAVLASSPQDTLAQRFPPPAGYVREDAAPSSFATWLRALPLRPAGSPVRLYTGALKRRQDVHAGVLALDTGTRDLQQCADAVIRLRAEYLYARGRLSELHFRTTSGEPLPFARWAAGERPQVRGRHVTWTQGGRAGTDRANLRAYLDVVFTYAGTQSLAQELRRVDVTHLQAGDVFLQPGAPGHAVLVVDTAVQPRTGARLFLLAQGYMPAQDVHVLRNLEQPLLGAWYALDFGEQLRTPEWTFTPKDLWRFE